Proteins co-encoded in one Scomber scombrus chromosome 14, fScoSco1.1, whole genome shotgun sequence genomic window:
- the zmp:0000001268 gene encoding CYTL1 domain-containing protein, protein MATISHHLLLLSLLPLVLSYPFYPPTCYTKVLSMARDLTQWAADLKRDPETSGCMAHMPNLYLDVHNACVMYKMRTYISLVEGLRQRRCAYTRDVRKLGVTVRQLFIIMSEKCHGDLVFTIYDCAALED, encoded by the exons ATGGCGACTATCAGCCACCACTTGTTGCTTCTTTCGCTGCTGCCCCTGGTGCTGAGCTACCCTTTCTACCCACCAACATGCTACACCAAGGTACTGAGCATGGCACGAGACCTCACCCAGTGGGCAGCGGATTTGAAGAGGGACCCTGAAACT AGTGGCTGCATGGCACACATGCCAAATCTCTACCTTGACGTCCAT AATGCTTGCGTGATGTATAAAATGAGGACCTACATCTCCCTGGTGGAAGGCCTGCGACAGCGCCGCTGTGCTTACACCAGAGACGTGAGGAAGCTGGGTGTTACTGTCAGACAGctcttcatcatcatgtcaGAGAAGTGTCACGGG gaCTTGGTGTTCACGATCTACGACTGTGCTGCACTGGAGGACTAA